A stretch of Natronococcus sp. CG52 DNA encodes these proteins:
- a CDS encoding RidA family protein, whose translation MEKIILGPAMGELDDGSDPAMSIGVATECASGIDVSLPGLIYPDGNTIEQAKGMFEIIEEIIVDDLNGCLADITLLRLYVRDDVFTTELRQNLHELRHDLFEYPAFPAATMVGVSQLVHEDATIEIEVEALIPEGEWDKTIITPEE comes from the coding sequence ATGGAAAAGATCATACTCGGCCCGGCAATGGGAGAATTGGATGACGGGAGCGATCCAGCGATGTCTATTGGCGTCGCCACTGAGTGTGCTTCAGGAATTGATGTTTCACTTCCGGGTTTAATCTATCCAGACGGGAATACAATTGAACAGGCAAAGGGCATGTTTGAGATCATTGAAGAGATCATCGTGGACGATCTGAATGGGTGTCTTGCTGATATAACTCTTCTTCGTCTATATGTTCGTGACGACGTGTTCACGACAGAACTCCGTCAGAATCTCCACGAACTACGACATGATCTGTTTGAGTATCCGGCTTTTCCCGCAGCAACGATGGTCGGTGTCTCTCAACTCGTTCATGAGGATGCCACTATCGAGATCGAAGTAGAAGCCCTCATTCCGGAAGGGGAGTGGGATAAAACCATCATAACTCCAGAAGAGTGA
- the arcS gene encoding archaeosine synthase subunit alpha, with product MTDYFEVHARDGAARVGELRLESSLTTPALVDDVLEDAGSLWSANREVPEGDDSTLTVLPHRSFPGGTAEEVQESFAVDYPDVEYPSVAVVSSEGDDDHGTDAYAVSDVQSVTGHGAALVEAVVNVREATPADTALLFSGVATPRNVALLAYAGVDLFDETAAAIRGTEGRYLMTDEAYFLEDLEELPCSCPACRKPREEFTREDCVDHNVNALEAELGIVRRRIRDGRLRDYVEGQARHDQWLTAAMRELDSQWGYLEERTPILRDAQINAATEDTLRRVEIQRYADRVTTRYRNRFQNPLVLVPCSAAKPYSESQSHRQFHDAVQWRAHLVSMTSPIGVVPQELETTYPAQHYDTVVTGRWSEDEKRFVSAVLERYLERNDYPSIIAHVPDEGYRDIVGRVEDELDLDVTYTVEEHPTDEESLANLQRALSGELKYSKREREHNTVRAIADYLLGDGAGDDLFEDIQTTSRYPKIQVRDREDTQLATMVPQYGTLSFTLEGAKRWLESDAPTKRVEIDGFVPHGSVLAPGVVDADEEIRVGDEVVVEGPKAFGVGRAEMFGREMAESTRGIACEIRHVEEK from the coding sequence ATGACCGATTACTTCGAAGTACACGCACGCGACGGGGCCGCGCGCGTGGGCGAACTCCGCCTCGAGTCCTCGCTGACGACCCCCGCACTCGTCGACGACGTGCTCGAGGACGCGGGTTCGCTCTGGAGCGCCAACCGCGAGGTGCCCGAGGGCGACGACTCGACGCTCACAGTCCTTCCCCATCGATCGTTCCCCGGCGGCACCGCCGAGGAGGTCCAGGAGTCGTTCGCGGTCGACTACCCCGACGTGGAGTACCCGAGCGTCGCCGTCGTCTCGAGCGAGGGCGACGACGACCACGGCACGGACGCCTACGCGGTCTCCGACGTCCAGTCCGTGACGGGTCACGGCGCGGCGCTGGTCGAGGCCGTCGTGAACGTCCGCGAGGCGACCCCGGCCGACACCGCGCTGCTGTTCTCCGGCGTCGCCACGCCGCGAAACGTCGCCCTGCTCGCGTACGCCGGCGTCGACCTGTTCGACGAGACGGCCGCCGCGATCAGGGGTACCGAGGGCCGGTACCTGATGACCGACGAGGCGTACTTCCTGGAGGACCTGGAGGAACTGCCCTGCTCCTGTCCGGCCTGCCGGAAACCGCGCGAGGAATTCACTCGCGAAGACTGCGTCGACCACAACGTCAACGCGCTCGAAGCCGAGCTAGGAATCGTCCGTCGGCGGATCCGCGACGGCCGCCTTCGCGACTACGTCGAGGGCCAGGCCCGCCACGACCAGTGGCTCACCGCCGCCATGCGCGAACTCGACTCGCAGTGGGGCTACCTAGAGGAGCGGACGCCGATTCTCCGCGACGCCCAGATCAACGCGGCGACCGAGGACACCCTTCGCCGGGTCGAGATCCAGCGCTACGCGGACCGGGTGACGACCCGCTATCGAAATCGCTTCCAGAATCCGCTCGTGCTGGTGCCCTGCTCGGCCGCCAAGCCCTACAGCGAGTCCCAGAGCCACCGCCAGTTCCACGACGCCGTCCAGTGGCGGGCCCACCTCGTCTCGATGACGAGCCCCATCGGCGTCGTCCCCCAGGAACTCGAGACGACCTACCCGGCCCAGCACTACGACACCGTCGTCACCGGCCGCTGGTCCGAGGACGAGAAACGGTTCGTGAGCGCGGTTCTCGAACGGTACCTCGAGCGCAACGACTATCCGTCCATCATCGCCCACGTTCCGGACGAGGGCTACCGCGACATCGTCGGGCGCGTCGAGGACGAACTCGACCTCGACGTCACCTACACCGTCGAGGAGCACCCGACGGACGAGGAATCGCTCGCGAACCTCCAGCGAGCGCTCTCGGGCGAACTCAAGTACTCCAAGCGCGAGCGCGAGCACAACACCGTTCGCGCCATCGCGGACTACCTGCTCGGCGACGGCGCCGGCGACGACCTCTTCGAGGACATCCAGACCACGAGCCGGTATCCGAAAATCCAGGTTCGCGACCGCGAGGACACCCAGCTCGCGACGATGGTGCCCCAGTACGGGACGCTCTCGTTCACGCTCGAGGGCGCGAAGCGCTGGCTCGAGAGCGACGCGCCGACCAAACGCGTCGAGATCGACGGCTTCGTTCCCCACGGTAGCGTGCTCGCACCGGGCGTCGTCGACGCCGACGAGGAGATCCGCGTCGGCGACGAGGTCGTCGTCGAGGGACCGAAAGCGTTCGGCGTCGGCCGCGCCGAGATGTTCGGCCGCGAGATGGCCGAGAGCACGCGCGGGATCGCCTGCGAGATCCGCCACGTCGAAGAGAAATAG
- a CDS encoding HalOD1 output domain-containing protein yields the protein MTHSIGSAGGGRSRCTIGLAIVRAVADRRGVESSELPPLYDWVDPEALERVFDPPASDPTSERRFVFDYAGHTITVEQEDSLSITVGETTTGPTAESDSSDESRSDA from the coding sequence GTGACTCACTCGATCGGCAGCGCAGGGGGCGGCCGGTCCCGTTGTACCATCGGCCTCGCGATCGTCCGGGCAGTCGCAGATCGTCGGGGGGTCGAGTCGAGCGAACTACCGCCGCTGTACGACTGGGTCGATCCGGAGGCGCTGGAGCGCGTCTTCGATCCACCTGCGTCTGACCCGACGAGCGAGCGGCGATTCGTCTTCGACTACGCGGGACACACTATTACCGTCGAGCAGGAGGACAGCCTCTCGATCACCGTTGGCGAGACGACGACCGGGCCGACAGCGGAGAGTGATTCCTCCGACGAGTCCCGTTCCGACGCGTAA
- a CDS encoding DUF7385 family protein, whose product MDDTDFDELVASLTLREENQAIKSYQNTVAVACPACDAQFDDLVVCKDNPASLNLSKQLDLCVGSADGKAVLFTHKK is encoded by the coding sequence ATGGACGACACTGACTTCGACGAACTCGTGGCATCGTTAACGCTTCGTGAGGAGAACCAGGCGATCAAGAGCTATCAGAATACGGTCGCAGTCGCTTGCCCGGCCTGTGACGCCCAGTTCGATGACCTCGTCGTGTGCAAAGACAACCCGGCGAGTCTCAACCTTTCGAAGCAACTGGATCTGTGCGTGGGATCCGCGGACGGGAAGGCGGTCCTCTTCACACACAAGAAGTAA
- a CDS encoding TRAM domain-containing protein, translating into MLGVASLVLGGIVGLLFVSWLVGRIRGGGGEQRESYQRHRDAQQRDPPVEIGETETVAIEEFTTHHTGERHAVCKIEGFVVFVQDLPDDLEATDVIRVKILSFNRGHTSATATFLERP; encoded by the coding sequence ATGCTCGGGGTCGCCTCGCTCGTACTCGGGGGTATCGTCGGACTGCTCTTCGTGTCGTGGCTGGTCGGCCGAATCCGTGGCGGTGGGGGCGAACAGCGGGAATCCTACCAGCGCCACAGGGACGCCCAGCAGCGCGATCCGCCGGTCGAAATCGGGGAGACCGAAACGGTCGCTATCGAGGAGTTTACGACGCATCACACGGGTGAACGCCACGCCGTCTGCAAGATCGAGGGGTTCGTCGTCTTCGTCCAGGACCTTCCCGACGACCTCGAGGCGACCGACGTGATCCGGGTCAAGATCCTCTCGTTTAACAGGGGGCACACGTCTGCGACCGCGACCTTCCTCGAGCGGCCCTGA
- the tgtA gene encoding tRNA guanosine(15) transglycosylase TgtA, whose product MRECFELRDTDAGGRIGELTVPRADVTVETPALLPVINPNLDTISPRRLAEEFGAEILITNSYIIYGTDDVREAALEDGLHELLDFPGAIMTDSGSFQLAEYGEIDVTTEEILEFQHAIGSDIGTPVDIPTPPDASREQAERELDTTQERLEAAETVDTGEMLVNAPVQGSTYPDLREEAGRHAQGTDLDVFPVGAVVPLMNDYRYADMIDAVAGAKRGLSADAPVHLFGAGHPMMFALAVAMGCDLFDSAAYALYARDDRYLTVRGTRHLDDLDYLPCSCPVCTANTPAELRELPDKQREKELAAHNLHVTFEEIRRIKQAIRAGNLLELVEQRARAHPTMLDGYRTLLDHADQLERSDPVSKGAFFYTSTESARRPEVLRHHRRLERLSVPNSLFLTEGSPGSGDDYDDSWRVEPPFGPFPRALSKSYPLTAEVPARTDRAALEAAADGVARLVETNPDTEFALGHRGWPAEVIARVPETVELVDLTGSYSSH is encoded by the coding sequence ATGCGCGAGTGCTTCGAACTCCGAGATACCGACGCGGGCGGCCGAATCGGTGAACTCACCGTCCCACGTGCCGACGTAACCGTCGAGACGCCGGCGCTCCTGCCGGTGATCAACCCCAATCTGGATACGATCAGCCCCCGACGGCTCGCCGAGGAGTTCGGCGCCGAGATTCTCATTACGAACTCGTATATCATCTACGGAACCGACGACGTCCGCGAGGCCGCCCTCGAGGACGGGCTCCACGAACTGCTCGATTTCCCCGGCGCGATCATGACCGACTCCGGCTCCTTCCAGCTCGCGGAGTACGGCGAGATCGACGTCACCACCGAGGAAATCCTCGAGTTCCAGCACGCGATCGGCTCCGACATCGGGACGCCGGTCGACATCCCGACGCCGCCGGACGCCTCCCGCGAGCAGGCCGAACGCGAACTCGATACCACCCAGGAACGCCTCGAGGCCGCCGAGACCGTCGACACTGGGGAGATGCTCGTCAACGCCCCCGTTCAGGGATCGACTTACCCCGATCTCCGCGAGGAGGCTGGCCGCCACGCCCAGGGGACGGACCTCGACGTCTTCCCGGTCGGTGCGGTCGTCCCGCTGATGAACGACTACCGCTACGCCGACATGATCGACGCCGTCGCCGGCGCCAAGCGCGGGCTCAGCGCGGACGCGCCCGTTCACCTCTTCGGCGCCGGCCACCCGATGATGTTCGCGCTCGCGGTCGCGATGGGCTGTGACCTGTTCGACTCGGCCGCGTACGCGCTCTACGCTCGCGACGATCGCTACCTGACGGTTCGAGGCACGCGCCACCTCGACGACCTCGACTACCTGCCGTGTTCGTGTCCGGTCTGTACCGCCAACACCCCCGCCGAACTCCGCGAACTTCCGGACAAACAGCGCGAGAAGGAACTCGCCGCCCACAACCTGCACGTGACCTTCGAGGAGATTCGCCGCATCAAGCAGGCGATCCGCGCCGGCAACCTGCTCGAGCTGGTCGAGCAGCGCGCCCGCGCCCATCCGACGATGCTCGACGGCTACCGGACGCTGCTCGATCACGCCGACCAACTCGAGCGGTCCGATCCGGTCTCGAAGGGCGCGTTCTTCTACACCTCCACCGAGAGCGCCCGCCGGCCCGAAGTGCTGCGCCACCACCGGCGTCTCGAGCGACTCAGCGTTCCCAACTCGCTCTTTCTCACGGAGGGCAGTCCGGGAAGCGGAGACGACTACGACGACTCCTGGCGAGTCGAACCGCCGTTCGGGCCGTTCCCGCGGGCTCTCTCGAAGAGCTACCCGCTCACCGCGGAGGTTCCGGCTCGGACCGACCGCGCCGCGCTCGAGGCCGCGGCCGACGGCGTGGCCCGACTGGTCGAGACGAATCCCGACACCGAGTTCGCACTCGGTCACCGAGGGTGGCCCGCCGAGGTGATAGCGCGGGTTCCCGAGACGGTAGAACTGGTCGACTTGACCGGGAGTTATAGTAGCCACTGA
- a CDS encoding putative sodium/potassium/calcium exchanger → MVSLSKKLGVVFVALLVALSGGPALAGATATTAADDTGTEDVSVTLENVQVESLELDNVTVENATIEELAVDELEVQGGEQLQEELNVTEDNETEGDQQENETGDNQTETMEDVTISDASFESLSLENVSIDDLETNGQADANETDTTDAAEDEPATEDGQLIEEDTESVTVQNLTIESMNVEQMSIEQLSVQEDEGGILEGISDFVGGLFGDEEDGETADNETAGQNATTQEFEELTVEQFDVQEITIESVTVQSLQSQEDQADNETAEDNETAQDNETAEDNETAENGEAATTETVPSLSASSMEIDNVSANTITVGETQGLEETTMEDNETATDNETATDNETATDNETATDNETETDGENETGSAEGDDDEDDEATETENESSLAPPN, encoded by the coding sequence ATGGTTTCACTATCGAAGAAACTCGGTGTCGTTTTCGTCGCGCTGTTAGTTGCGCTTTCGGGGGGTCCCGCCCTCGCTGGAGCGACGGCAACGACAGCTGCGGACGATACTGGCACCGAAGACGTGAGCGTCACACTCGAGAACGTCCAGGTCGAGTCCCTCGAACTCGACAACGTCACGGTCGAGAACGCGACGATCGAGGAGTTGGCCGTCGACGAACTCGAGGTCCAGGGCGGCGAGCAGCTGCAAGAGGAACTGAACGTGACCGAGGACAACGAGACCGAGGGCGACCAGCAGGAGAACGAGACGGGCGACAACCAGACCGAGACGATGGAGGACGTGACGATCTCCGACGCCTCCTTCGAATCGCTGTCACTCGAGAACGTCTCGATCGACGACCTCGAGACGAACGGTCAGGCCGATGCCAACGAAACCGACACCACCGATGCGGCCGAAGACGAACCCGCAACTGAAGACGGTCAGCTGATCGAAGAGGATACGGAGAGCGTGACGGTCCAGAACCTGACGATCGAGTCGATGAACGTCGAGCAGATGTCGATCGAGCAACTCTCCGTCCAAGAGGACGAAGGCGGCATCCTCGAGGGTATCTCCGACTTCGTCGGCGGCCTGTTCGGCGACGAAGAGGACGGCGAAACCGCGGACAACGAGACCGCCGGTCAGAATGCCACGACCCAGGAGTTCGAAGAGTTGACCGTCGAGCAGTTCGACGTCCAGGAGATCACCATCGAGTCGGTGACCGTCCAGTCCCTCCAGAGTCAGGAAGACCAGGCAGATAACGAGACCGCGGAGGACAACGAGACTGCCCAAGACAACGAGACTGCGGAGGACAACGAGACCGCCGAAAACGGCGAGGCGGCGACGACCGAAACGGTGCCGTCCCTCTCCGCATCGTCGATGGAGATCGACAACGTCTCCGCGAACACCATCACCGTCGGCGAGACGCAGGGTCTCGAGGAAACGACGATGGAGGACAACGAGACGGCGACGGACAACGAGACGGCGACGGACAACGAGACGGCGACGGACAACGAGACGGCGACGGACAACGAGACCGAGACCGACGGCGAGAACGAAACCGGCAGCGCCGAAGGCGACGATGATGAGGACGACGAGGCCACCGAGACCGAAAACGAGTCGTCCCTGGCCCCTCCGAACTGA
- a CDS encoding NUDIX hydrolase: MPTDPLAWETLDRRVAYTCPGFDVVNETVQLPDGTETDFDYLSEPASVCILPFTPDGDVVCIEEWRQAVSRISYGLPVGGTESEDDDLEAAARRELAEETGHEAERLEPLVTVEPANGIADAVLNFFVARGCCPTAEQQLDHNESIRVTKLELEELVDAIGNGDIRDGRTVLAISYYRLFADDTR; this comes from the coding sequence ATGCCAACGGATCCCCTCGCCTGGGAGACGCTCGACCGACGGGTAGCGTACACCTGTCCGGGCTTCGACGTGGTTAACGAGACCGTTCAACTTCCTGATGGAACCGAAACCGACTTCGACTACCTCTCGGAACCCGCGAGTGTCTGCATCCTGCCGTTTACTCCCGACGGTGACGTCGTCTGCATCGAGGAGTGGCGCCAGGCGGTCTCCCGGATCAGTTACGGCCTCCCCGTCGGCGGCACCGAATCGGAAGACGACGACCTCGAGGCCGCCGCCCGGCGCGAACTCGCCGAGGAGACCGGCCACGAGGCCGAGCGACTCGAGCCGCTGGTGACCGTCGAACCGGCGAACGGGATCGCCGACGCGGTCCTGAACTTCTTCGTCGCCCGCGGCTGCTGTCCGACCGCCGAGCAGCAACTCGATCACAACGAGAGCATTCGCGTGACGAAACTGGAACTCGAGGAACTCGTCGACGCGATCGGGAACGGAGATATCCGCGACGGGCGGACGGTGCTGGCGATCTCGTACTACCGACTGTTCGCCGACGACACCCGTTAA
- a CDS encoding PadR family transcriptional regulator: MDQLTGFQRDLLYVIAGKDRPSGQEILDDINRYIDQPVTHGRLYPNLDTLVEKQLVEKGQLDRRTNYYALTPKGQRELQQRQEWVNRYVDV; encoded by the coding sequence ATGGATCAACTAACTGGCTTCCAGCGTGACTTGCTGTACGTAATCGCGGGCAAAGATCGGCCGTCCGGACAGGAAATTCTCGACGATATCAACAGGTACATCGACCAACCGGTAACACACGGTCGACTGTATCCGAATCTCGACACGCTCGTCGAGAAGCAACTCGTCGAGAAGGGCCAACTCGATCGCCGGACGAACTACTACGCACTGACTCCGAAGGGGCAGCGCGAACTCCAGCAGCGCCAGGAGTGGGTCAATCGGTACGTCGACGTCTGA
- a CDS encoding DUF7344 domain-containing protein yields MSDTSSESSGSDQLEAIDAAVEALSSVRRRRLLKALLEHDHQEAIVATVSDDAEPNTEAVQIEMYHNHLPKLDDTGFIEWDRERNRVRKGPAFDTIEKLLERLAEGGDGGPLLV; encoded by the coding sequence ATGAGTGATACCTCGTCCGAATCGAGCGGTTCCGACCAACTCGAGGCGATCGACGCAGCCGTCGAGGCGCTCTCCAGCGTCCGTCGCCGTCGCCTGCTGAAGGCTTTGCTGGAACACGACCACCAGGAGGCCATCGTCGCCACCGTCTCCGACGACGCGGAACCGAATACGGAAGCGGTGCAGATCGAGATGTATCACAACCATCTTCCCAAACTCGACGATACGGGATTCATCGAGTGGGATCGAGAGCGGAATCGGGTGCGCAAAGGGCCGGCGTTCGACACGATCGAGAAGCTGCTCGAGCGGCTAGCCGAGGGCGGCGACGGCGGGCCCCTGTTGGTGTAG
- a CDS encoding helix-turn-helix domain-containing protein, translated as MLIATFHLELGAVALEQAFDAVPEMTVEAERTAADSVQWTMPCVWVAAGDFDAVDEALAADPSVDAIVETDEFGDQKYYHIAWDDEVNERISSYVDHEGAILQADATDDGWELEIRFVTREQFDEFRTALRERGRDFELLNIYEPGSPRETVRDVTPTQRDALVTAVELGYYKVPREISTRELADELDISHQSVSELLHRGTENLVTSSLVTTAADG; from the coding sequence ATGCTCATCGCAACCTTTCACCTCGAGCTCGGCGCCGTTGCGCTCGAGCAGGCCTTCGATGCGGTGCCGGAGATGACCGTCGAAGCCGAACGCACCGCCGCGGACAGCGTCCAGTGGACGATGCCGTGCGTGTGGGTCGCCGCCGGCGATTTCGACGCAGTCGACGAAGCGCTCGCAGCGGATCCGTCCGTGGACGCGATCGTCGAGACCGACGAATTCGGCGACCAGAAGTACTACCATATCGCCTGGGACGACGAGGTGAACGAACGGATCTCCTCCTACGTCGATCACGAGGGGGCGATCCTCCAGGCGGACGCAACCGACGACGGATGGGAGCTGGAGATCCGCTTCGTCACCCGCGAGCAGTTCGACGAGTTTCGGACGGCGTTGCGAGAGCGGGGGCGCGACTTCGAGTTGCTGAATATCTACGAACCTGGTTCCCCGCGCGAAACGGTGCGCGACGTGACGCCCACCCAACGCGACGCCCTCGTAACCGCCGTCGAACTCGGCTACTACAAGGTACCCCGCGAGATCTCAACGCGAGAACTCGCGGACGAACTCGACATCTCTCATCAGTCCGTCTCGGAACTCCTCCACAGGGGGACGGAAAACCTCGTCACGTCTAGCCTCGTGACGACTGCTGCCGACGGGTAG
- a CDS encoding PPOX class F420-dependent oxidoreductase — translation MTAVPEAYHDLFEKRTFAHVATMTADGFPHVTPVWIDYDLEADRLLVNTERGRQKERNARENPAVGVSMTDPDDPYRFLSVIGEVEELTTEGAREHIDELTRRYMDREEYPNPIETERVVMRIRPDRVF, via the coding sequence ATGACCGCCGTTCCAGAGGCGTACCACGACCTGTTCGAGAAGCGGACGTTCGCCCACGTCGCGACGATGACCGCCGACGGCTTCCCGCACGTGACGCCGGTCTGGATCGACTACGATCTCGAGGCCGACCGCCTGCTGGTCAACACCGAGCGCGGCCGCCAGAAGGAGCGCAACGCCCGCGAGAATCCCGCCGTCGGAGTCAGCATGACCGATCCGGACGATCCGTACCGGTTCCTGTCCGTCATCGGCGAGGTCGAGGAGTTGACGACGGAGGGGGCTCGAGAACACATCGACGAACTCACGCGGCGGTACATGGACCGCGAGGAGTATCCGAACCCGATCGAGACGGAGCGGGTTGTGATGCGGATTCGGCCTGATCGGGTTTTCTAG
- the trmY gene encoding tRNA (pseudouridine(54)-N(1))-methyltransferase TrmY: MRQFVLIGHDVPTEPDFSLDDLAGGAGRLDALCRSITSAFVTSHGIREDVRVHLVARDELTISFDGSELRRLNPDERSTAALVRKALEHRDEAIGALPAEPSPGVEVYRRGFEETLEAIAVGGTVVELHEDGDPVAEAEELEDPIFVLSDHRNFTTEEAALLSEAADQRIRLGPELLHADQAITVAHHYLDTGGYEEF; this comes from the coding sequence ATGCGCCAGTTCGTACTCATCGGTCACGACGTGCCAACCGAGCCGGACTTCTCGCTCGACGATCTCGCAGGGGGAGCCGGCCGCCTCGACGCGCTCTGTCGGTCGATCACGTCGGCGTTCGTCACCTCTCACGGGATCCGAGAGGACGTCCGGGTTCACCTCGTCGCCCGAGACGAACTCACCATCAGCTTCGACGGGAGCGAGCTCCGGCGGCTGAATCCCGACGAGCGATCCACCGCCGCGCTGGTCCGAAAGGCCCTCGAGCACCGCGACGAGGCCATCGGCGCGCTCCCGGCCGAGCCCAGCCCCGGCGTCGAGGTGTACCGACGGGGCTTCGAGGAGACGCTCGAGGCGATCGCCGTCGGCGGAACCGTCGTCGAGTTGCACGAGGACGGCGACCCGGTCGCCGAGGCGGAGGAGCTCGAGGATCCGATCTTCGTGCTCTCGGACCACCGGAATTTCACGACCGAGGAGGCCGCGCTGCTGTCGGAGGCGGCCGACCAACGAATTCGACTGGGACCGGAACTGCTCCACGCCGACCAGGCGATCACGGTCGCCCATCACTACCTAGATACCGGCGGCTACGAGGAGTTTTAG
- a CDS encoding HVO_A0556 family zinc finger protein: MSKPQSSAGQQQRLLALLEGRPCPACSDGELERGEYKDNTAAVCDSCGAPQVQVWQPSR; the protein is encoded by the coding sequence ATGTCGAAACCACAGTCGTCTGCTGGACAGCAGCAGCGATTACTCGCCCTTCTCGAAGGGCGACCGTGTCCGGCCTGTTCGGACGGCGAGTTGGAACGCGGCGAGTACAAGGACAACACTGCGGCGGTCTGTGATAGCTGCGGCGCGCCGCAGGTACAGGTGTGGCAGCCGTCACGGTAA
- a CDS encoding DUF7511 domain-containing protein has translation MTDANANNVDARRTITESPVFELDHVTIENENAPNECAVFPRDATEEELMTNWIEAHDDAFVDLESMR, from the coding sequence ATGACCGACGCTAACGCAAACAACGTGGACGCCCGACGGACGATCACCGAGAGCCCGGTGTTCGAACTCGATCACGTCACCATCGAGAACGAGAACGCCCCGAACGAGTGCGCCGTCTTCCCACGAGACGCGACCGAGGAGGAACTGATGACCAACTGGATCGAGGCCCACGACGACGCGTTCGTCGATCTCGAGTCGATGCGATAG
- a CDS encoding S1C family serine protease: MDQYRPGRRELLATAGAAVTGLVAGCAEPRTDSSIEGSSSHGINRENRADGSTYTEVYDALIDSVTQVRVFGIEDPITEEEGRGQGSGFLVEGDYIVTNEHVVAGGEEIDLQYINGDWTSTRLVGTDVYSDLAVLEADHVPEAATPLGLASEYPVVGQEVVAIGNPLGLEGSMSTGIVSGVNRTVPAPHGGFSFSNVVQTDAAVNPGNSGGPLVDLDGEVIGVINAGGGNNIGFAISAALSRRVVPALVEEGEYEHAFMGIGLRTVDRLVAEENDLEEATGVIVTETISGEPAEGVLEGSDRTVRRRGEEIPVGGDVILAIDGEPIPDRHALSTHLALETSPGDTIAVEIRRDRREETVELALGTR; encoded by the coding sequence ATGGACCAGTACCGACCGGGCCGTCGCGAACTGCTCGCGACGGCGGGGGCCGCCGTAACCGGTCTCGTCGCCGGCTGTGCCGAGCCTCGAACGGACAGTTCGATCGAGGGCAGTTCCTCCCACGGTATCAACCGCGAGAACCGCGCGGACGGATCGACCTACACCGAGGTGTACGACGCGCTCATCGATTCGGTGACGCAGGTCCGAGTCTTCGGTATCGAAGACCCGATCACCGAGGAGGAGGGTCGGGGACAGGGCTCCGGCTTTCTCGTCGAGGGAGACTACATCGTCACGAACGAACACGTCGTCGCCGGCGGCGAGGAGATCGACCTCCAGTACATCAACGGCGACTGGACCAGCACCCGGCTCGTCGGAACCGACGTCTACAGCGACCTCGCCGTCCTCGAGGCCGACCACGTTCCCGAGGCGGCGACGCCGCTCGGTCTGGCCAGCGAGTATCCGGTCGTCGGTCAGGAGGTCGTCGCGATCGGCAACCCGCTCGGGCTCGAGGGATCGATGTCGACCGGGATCGTCAGCGGCGTCAATCGGACGGTTCCCGCACCCCACGGCGGGTTCTCCTTCTCGAACGTCGTCCAGACCGACGCGGCGGTCAACCCGGGTAACAGCGGCGGACCGCTGGTCGATCTCGACGGGGAGGTGATCGGCGTCATCAACGCCGGCGGCGGCAACAACATCGGCTTTGCGATCTCGGCGGCCCTGAGTCGTCGCGTCGTTCCCGCGCTCGTCGAAGAGGGCGAGTACGAGCACGCCTTCATGGGTATCGGACTCAGAACCGTCGACAGACTCGTCGCCGAGGAGAACGACCTCGAGGAAGCGACCGGCGTCATCGTCACCGAGACGATCTCCGGCGAACCGGCTGAGGGGGTGCTCGAGGGTTCCGATCGAACCGTCCGCCGGCGAGGCGAGGAGATCCCCGTCGGCGGCGACGTCATCCTCGCGATCGACGGCGAGCCGATTCCGGATCGCCACGCGCTCTCGACGCACCTCGCGCTCGAGACCAGCCCCGGCGACACCATCGCCGTCGAGATTCGCCGGGACCGGCGGGAGGAAACCGTCGAACTCGCGCTCGGGACGCGATAA